In Pan troglodytes isolate AG18354 chromosome 20, NHGRI_mPanTro3-v2.0_pri, whole genome shotgun sequence, the genomic window CCTGGGTGGGTCACAGCCTTGGAGTCAGGTTTCTCAGGAAAAGGACAAAATAGGGAGGGAAGATGGGACATTTTAGGAAGTAGGGAAATTTACACCCAGGCCATTGTGTGGGGGGATTGGGAGTTGAATCCACGATATTGGGCTAATCTTATCAGCCAAATATAGCCCaggcaggatgggggtgggggttgtggggggagagtgggggagggagtgtgagtaggggtgggggtgggtggagcAGCAGCATAGTCTGGGGACCTTTCCACGGCCCAAGTCGGGAGTGGTGAGTGGAGGAGGTCACGTGGGGAGCGTTTGTTTCCTGGGCAAAAGGAAATCCACAGAATGTGGAGGGTTAATTGCCCAACCAGCTTTGAAACCCtgaacaaggccaggcatggtggctcacgcctgtaatcccagcactttgggaggctgaggcaggcggatcacgaggtcaggagatcgagaccatcctggctaacacggtgacaccccgtctcgactaaaaatacaaaaaaaattagcccagcgtggtggtgggcgcctgtagtcccagctactcgggaggctgaggcaggagaatggcctgaacccgggaggcggaggttgcagtgagccaagattttgccattgtactgcagcctgggtgacagagcgagactctgtctcaaaaaaaaaaaaaaaaaaccctgacaaggccaggcatggtggctcacgcctgtaatcccagcacattgggaggctgaagtgggtggatcacctgaggtcaggagttcgagaccagcctggccaacatggtgaaaccccttcgctactaaaaaatataaaaattagccgggtgtggtggtgcatgcctgtaatcccagctacttgggaggctgaggcaggagaatcacttgaatccaggaggtggaggttgcaatgagctgagattgcaccattgcactccagcctgggcaacagagcaagactccatctcaaaaaacaaacaaacaaaccacaaaaaaaacaaaaacccctgaAAAAGTCCAGTAATTACCCTAGGCCTCACCGGGGCTGTTTGTGGGGATGAAATAGCTTAGTAGTTGCAAAGCGGCTTTGGCTTTTTTGggagccagggccacagaagtGAGGGCCCACCCTGCTCCTGGGGACACTTAGCAACATatagagacttttttttcttttgagacagtctggctctgttgcccaggctggagtgcagctgcatcatcttggctcactgcagccttgacatcccaggctcaagcgatcctcctgcctcagcctcccaagtagctgcgactacaggcgtgtgccaccatgcccagctaattattaaattttttgtagagatggaggtctccctatgttgcccaggctggtcttgacctcctgggctgaagcaatcctcccccttcgacctcccaaagtgctgggattacaggcatgagccaccatgcccagcctggaaacatttttaattgtcaCAACTTGGGAGGGTGTTACTTGCATCTATGGGTGGGGGCCAGGGATGCCGTTTAATATCTTACAATgcagctgggcgccgtggctcatgtctgtaattccagcactttgggaggccgaggcgggtggatttcttcaggtcaggagttcaagaccagcctgaacaacatggtgaaacaccgtttctactaaaaatacaaaaattagccagacatgatggcgggtgcctgtaatcccagctactcgggaggctgaggcaggataatcacttgaacccgggaaacggagtttgcagtgagctgaaatcgcgccactgcactccagcctgggagacagagtgagactccatctcaaaaaaacaaacaaaaaaaccccaaaaccaaaaacaaaatcctacaatgcacaggatggTCCCCACCCAGAGAACCATCCGGCCCAAACCACCAATGCTGCTGAGGCTGAGACCCTGCCCTAGACCTTGGGAGTGAGGAACGGGTGCTCCAGGCAGCAGGCAGAGCTTGGACAAAGGCCTTGAGGCAAAAAGGAACTTGGGATCAGTAAAGGTGGAGGTGGTGAGCAAGGGGAAGTGAGGGGGCAAGAGGGCCAGGGGGGTCTGTGGCAGGGGAGGTATTTGGGGACCCTTCCCTGGGACAGCAGTAGGAACCATGGAAGTGGAGgcctggttttatttatttatttatttatttttgagacagactcttgctctgtcgcccaggctagagtgcagtggcgtgatctcagctcactgcaacctccacctcctgggttcaagcgattttcctgcctcagcctcctgtgtagctgggactataggcacgacCCACCAccccccgctaatttttttttttttttgagacagagtctcgctctatcgcccaggcaggagtgcagtggcgggatctcggctcactgcaacatccgcctctcgggttcaagcgattctcgtgcctcagcctcctgagtaactgggactacaggtgcatgccaccacgccaggctaattttttgtatttttagtagagacagggtttcaccgtgttagccaggatggtctggatctcttgaccttgtgatccaacaaccttggcctcccaaagtgctgggattacaggcgtgaaccaccacgcccagccatttttttgtatttttagtagagatggggtttcaccatgttggccaggttggtcttgaactgagctcaagtgatccacctgcctcggcctcccaaagttctgggattacaggcgtgagccactgtgcctggccggagggtttttttttttttttaaatcccactgACCATCTGGGCTGGGGACTGTGGGACCTTAGGACAGTACGGAAATCTGGGACAAGGGACTCCTGGCCCCATTACCACAAACAGGAGTTGGAGTTGCAGAGACAATGGCCGGGATTCCGGGAGAACTTGGAGGAAGTAAGATAACAGAGAAGGAAGGGACTATGGTGTCTTCGAGGATCGAATAAGGTAGGTGAAGGGTCCGTCAGGATTGCAGCCCTCAATTGTGGAGAAGCAGAGAGACTCTCTGGGGGAGGGGTTCCCAGAGCTGGGTACTGCAGAATGAATAAGAGTTTGGGGaatcaggccaggtgtgatggctcatgcctgtaatcccagcactttaggagcccaACGTGggtagatcccttgaggtcaggagtttgaggccagcctggccaacatgatgaaacccctgtctccactaaaaatacaaaaattagccaggtgtggtggtgtagtactgtaatctcagctactcgggaggccgaggcaggagaatcacttgaacctagaaggcagaagttgcagtgagccaagatcgtgccactctactccagcctgggcgacagagcaaaactctgtctcaaaaaaaaaaaactaaagagccgggggtggtggctcatgcctgtaatcccagcactttgggaggccgaggcaggcagatcacctggggtcgagagttcgagactagcctgaccaacatggagaaaccctgtctctactaaaaatacaaaattagctgggcgtggtggcgcatgcctgtagtcccagctactcgggaggctaaggcaggagaatcgcttgaacccaggagatggaggttgcggtgagccgagactgcgccatcgcactccagcctgggaaacaagagcgaaactccgtctcaaaaaaaaaaaaaaaaaaaagagagagtctGGGGGATGAAGGAGGGGGAAACATTCTGACAATGCAtggcctgtgtgtgtgtacagatccCAGTTTAAATCCCAGCCCAGCATTTTCTGCAGGCGGGAAGGGAAACAAGACAAGGTTACTCTCAGttacagcctcagtttcctcactggatCCCCAGGAATCAGGAGAGGCTCTAGGGAGGAGATGAGAATACAACACCTAGGAAACGGTGAGCCCTGATGAGGGTGCACAGTTCTTATGTTGATCCCAGCAGAGACAAGGGCTGGGAGGAACTGGGGTGGTGCCTCCCCGAACTCCGTGGGCTCCTGAAAACGTCCTGGAGCAGGGAAGGGAGGTGTCATCGTCAACGGGGTGTCCACTCTCACCTGCAGGGGCGGCCCCAACGCTTGGGGACTAAAACGATGATACTCCAGGAACTCGAGAGTAAGGTGTGCTCTCCCTCAAAGGAAGTGTTTATTTTTTGGAGCTCAAAGACCCCAGAAAAAAGCACAGCCCTCCCGCAAAAAAAACCCCATAACAACAGGCAGCACATGCCCCCCCCACCGCACCCCATGCCCAATCTCAGGGTGGGAGACAAGAGGGGGGACTCATTGTCTGGAGGGAGGCTCTGGAGGGAGACAGCCCTGGGTCAACCCGACTGTGTCCCCACACCCAGGACTGCCCCATGGCCCCTCCAGACCTGCTCCAGAGGCCCTTCTCCGGCTACCCCGTGCTCTCCCCGCTAACCGTGTTGCCCCATGACCCGCTCAGAACTGATGAGATCAAGGGAATGTTCAAGCGAAAAGCCGAGCAGGACGGACCTTCCAAGATGTGCCTAAAGGACCAGAAGAGGGACTCAGGGCAGATTGGAGGCAGCAGACACTGGCCCCGCCCCCATCGCTAGGCCCGCCCCACCCATCCATAAGCCCCTCCCCTCCATCGATAGACCCGCCCCCATTGATAGCCCCGCCCCCATTGATAGCCCCGCCCCATACAGCTATCAGCCCGCCCCCGATCCAGGGCATCCTTCTCACTGgattctccctccttccccaaggCCCCTCACCTCTGCGCCCAGTCCCTTCCCCTGCAGCCTCTCTCTCTAGACTTCGGAGCCTCTGCTTCCCCGCCCCCCTTCCCCAGCTTTCTTCTCCCTCCCGGGGCCGCCCCCTCCTCACTGACCAGCTTCCTGGGATCTCACTGCAGCAGAGCGCTGAGGCCCAGCAGCACAATCAGGAGCTGGGGCGCTGCAGCGGAGCTGGAGTCCTGGGAGCTGGAGTAGTACTTCTTGTCTGCGATTCTCACGCTTAAGACCTGGTTTTCTCTTCTGCGGTACAGATGGGGGCAAATCAGGCATCTGCTCGTCCTGGCTCCTGCCGCCCTCCCTGTAAGCCCATCGCCCCCGGGAGCTCCCCCAGCACCGCCCCAATCCAAGTCACCGGGGAGGGAATGGACAGCGGCCACCCATGGCTCTGTGACCCTAGGGGCTAAGTTATCCTTTTGTGGGACTCAAACTTTATCCCTTGGGGCAATGGGGATTTGGGGAGCAAAGGAGATCCTGGGTCTTGGGCTAGGGAtgtgggggtgagaggaatgtGGCAGGTGGAGGGTAGCGGGGGAAGGCTATCTCTGACCTCAGTCGCTCCACCTCTGCAGAGGCGTCCTGAAGCTTATGGTTTAATGTAGTGATCTCTTCTGGTAGGGTGGGAGGACAGAATCAGGGGGCGGGTCAGCATGTGGCCGTGCTGGGGCCCTGCTCCACTCTGGGACAGAACCTCCCCCTTACCCCAACCTCCAGCCCTggtctccctgcccccaccccctctTCCATACCTGACTCACCCCTCCCCggccctctcccttctccctttctcaCCCTCAAGCTCCTCCACTTTCTTTTGTCCTTGGGCCTTCTCTGCATCCAGGGAAGCCATTAGGGCCATCTAAGAAGAGTTAGAATCTGGGGTTTTGGCCTGGGGAGTTTGGCTGCTGCCCCTGGGACCTGGGCCTCCTCCCTAGGTCCTGGGGACAGAGGGGCTTCAATGCAAACCCCTTTCAGGTTTTCTTCCAACCCTCTCTGCACCATGGTCTCCAACCTTAAAGAAGAGCCACAACCACACACTCTCCCAGGGCCACCCATAAGCACGTGGGTCCTCAAAATGGGAGTTTTGAGGCCACCCCACGTGGAAACTTGGAGGCTATCGATAACCAAAGTTTAGTAGACATTTCCAGATTGCCTGAGCAATGGCCCAAGAAAAGTTAGAGGGCCCTACCAAATCCAGAATGCAGTGGGATTTCCCCGCCCAAGTGACATGCCCAGCGAGAGTTTCAAGATCCCCCATATCAGGACCCAGGTGAATATTTCAGTTTCTTAGGGATGAAGTGAAAATTTCAAAAGCCCCCTTTTTCAGGGTCTGGTGAGGTCCCCCTTCAACCCTGAATAGGGATTTCTACTCCCCCAGGACTGGTGCCCACGAGGAGTTTCAAGGCCCCCAACACCAGTGCCCTGGAAAGAATTTATAAATTCACCTAAGTCCCAGGGGGATACTGAGGTCCCTGATTTGGGGGATCTGGAGAGTTTTAACACCCTGCCCCTACACCAGTGCCCTGGACTGGGTTAGGGACCCACAAACCCTGGTAGGGGAACCTAGGTCCCTTGATGTGGGGGCCCAGGAGCAGTTTCAGGACCTCCCCAGCATCTCCCTGGAGACCCACCCTGGGTCAGATTTCTGGGGAGAGATTCTTATCCCTCCCACCCCCTAGTACTAGGCCATCCAAAGGAGTTGAGGAGCTTACCACAGTGTGGTTGCAGGTGGCGGCCTGGGCCTCCACATCCTGAAAGCCCTTCTGGGCCTCGGTCAGCTCTTGTTGCAGGAGATGGGTGACATTGCGACACTCCATCACTGCCCGGAGGCCGTCCCGGCAGGCCTCGCTGTTGGCCTTGATGGTGAAGATAATCAAGGGCACCCCCAGAATCACGATGATCAGAAGCATCAGAATTCCTATCCCCAGCAGAAGCTTACAGCGCTTATCCCCATCTTTCTTCCAAATGTCATCCATGGGCACTCTGCAATAGTCATACAAAGTAGATGCCATCCAGATCTCCCCTTTAGCTGAAAGGAGTCTGGCCTGGAGTTAGGGGAGGGTGCTGGAATCTTCTACGGGCCACCCCTTTATTAGCATAGGAAACGTCCTGACCAATAGCAAGTTCCAGGAAGTGCTCTGACCAGCAGCTCTTGCATGAGGCACCTACAGGCAGAGGATTAATTAGGCTTTCAGTTTCAGTTTCCCAGAAAGgaggtgggcttttttttttcaccctgcTTTAAAAGCCCTTGGGCCCTTCCCAACTGGGTGCCAGCCAACTGTGGCTGCCTGGGACACTCCATCTTAAGTCCCTGTGCCTCTGCTGTGTGTTACTGAGTGCCTAGGCCGTGCCAGCCTGTATTCATCTGTACTATGACCTGAAGAGGCAGAGGCCATCATTGTTGGTCTGGTCTCcacctggggaaactgaggttgcaCAGTTGCGTGGTGGAgtgagggcaggggcagggtctGGGTCTGGGGGCAGGGCCTGGGTCTGACCCCAGGGACTGGTTTTTGTGTTCAGGTGTCTCTGTGGTGACGAGCAGGGCTTCATCCAGTGCCTCTGTCCCCACCGAGGGGACTGTGGGAGCCATGGAGGGTGTGTGAGCAACAGGTGAGACTGGAGCCAGCTGAAAACTGGGAGACCGACCCAGCCAACAAACAATGTCGGTCTCTGTCCTGGCACCCGCAGGAAACAAGCTCCTACTTCCAGAAAAAGTGCTCCTGGGACTCCAGGATACCAAGtaaactctctgagcctgttCCTTCATCTGCAAAGGGGAATAACAGGGCCAGCCTCTccaggagaggccagggaggagaTGCCAGTGAAGTGCTTTGGTATCCAGTAGGTGCTCAATGGATGCGCATGCCACCTGCCAGGCCTGTGGTTCAGGGCAGATGGATGGGAAGATAATGCTTGAACATGGACATACAGCGaggatctttctttcttttttttctttttcttttctttttttttcaagacagggtcttgctctgtcgcccaggctggagtgcaaagtgcagtagcgcgatcttggctcattgcagcctctacttcccagATTCAactgattcgcccacctcagccttgccagtagctgggactacaggtgtgggccaccacgccaggctaatttttttttttttttttttgagaccgagttttgctcttgttgcccaggctggagtgcagtggctcgatcttggctcaccgcaacctttgcctcccgagttcaagcgattctcctgcctcagccttcctgaatagctgggattacaggcatgtgccaccatgcctagctaattttgtatttttaatagagaggtttaggtttctccatgttggtcaggctggtcttggactcccgacctcagatgatccacccgcctcggcctcccaacgtgctgggattacaggcgtgagccaccgcgcccggccacacgtggctgatttttttgtatttttagtagagacggggtttcgccatgttaaccaggctagtctcgaact contains:
- the BST2 gene encoding bone marrow stromal antigen 2 isoform X2 produces the protein MASTLYDYCRVPMDDIWKKDGDKRCKLLLGIGILMLLIIVILGVPLIIFTIKANSEACRDGLRAVMECRNVTHLLQQELTEAQKGFQDVEAQAATCNHTVKRKPGLKRENRRQEVLLQLPGLQLRCSAPAPDCAAGPQRSAAVRSQEAGTSWKVRPARLFA
- the BST2 gene encoding bone marrow stromal antigen 2, translating into MASTLYDYCRVPMDDIWKKDGDKRCKLLLGIGILMLLIIVILGVPLIIFTIKANSEACRDGLRAVMECRNVTHLLQQELTEAQKGFQDVEAQAATCNHTVMALMASLDAEKAQGQKKVEELEEEITTLNHKLQDASAEVERLRRENQVLSVRIADKKYYSSSQDSSSAAAPQLLIVLLGLSALLQ